Part of the Longimicrobium sp. genome is shown below.
CGGCCAGGTACGCCACCGAGGCGATGGCCACCGCGTCGATCGCCGACCAGCGCAGCCGCGCGCCCTCGCCCGAGACCAGGCCCGCGGCGAGCAGGACCGCGCCCGCGGCCAGCATCTCCATCGCCGCGCCCAGCAGCACGTTGCGCGGGAGCGGCGCGGTGCGGGTGTAGAGCGACCCCGCCGCCCAGCAGAAGGCGCCGACGAGCACCACGCCCACCGCGGTCCGGTCGATCGATCCGCCGCCCGCGTTCCACGGCGCGACGAGGAATACGAGCCCCGCGGCGCCGATCAGCACGCCGAGCAGCACGCCGCGCGAGGGCAGGCGGCCGCGGGGGCGCGCCCACTCCAGGATCACCATCCACAGCGGCACCGACGCCACGACCAGCGCCGCCACGCCGGACGGCACGCGCTGCTCGGCCCAGGTCACGGCGCCGTTCCCCATCACCAGCATTCCCGTGCCGGCGACCGCCGCGGCCATCCAGTTGCGCCGCGTGGGCCGTTCCGCGCCGCGCAGCCGCAGCACGGTGTACAGGATCACCCCCGCCGCGGCGAAGCGCGCGCCCGCCATCAGCAGCGGCGGAATGGCGCGGATGGCGTACAGGATCGCCAGGTACGTGGATCCCCACACCACGTACACGATGGCGAACGCCGCGATGGTCTTCGCCCGGCCCGGCCCCGTCGTCTCCACCATTCTCCGCTCCGCGGTCGCATCTCCCACCGCCGATGCTCGACCGGCGGCACCGTCGAAGGTATCCGCGGGCGTGGGGGGGATGACAGATGCAGAAACCGGGTTTGCCGCCCAGCACAGTTCGGGAGGGGAGAGACGCGCGGCCCCCCGCGTCCGGGAGACGCGGGGGGCCGCTGGATCAGGGGAGAGCGAGCGCCGGCGCGGAGGGCGGCGGCGCCGCGGTCAGCTCCAGGCCTCGAGCTGGGCGATGCGGCTGTACCCGCCCGCCGCGCGCGTGACCACCACGCGGACGCGGTCGGTGGTCAGCGGCGGGAACGCGATGCGGCGCCACACCCGGTCGTTGTTCGTCACCGCCCCGCCCGGCACCCGCACCCACGCCGACCCGGTCCAGTACTGCACCTGGAAGTCCTGCACCCCGTACTGCGTGAAGGTCATTGCCTCCGTCGGCTCGGCGGGGGCGGCCTGGTTGTCCTGCACGGAGAAGACGCTCACCTCCGAGATGGTGGCCTGCGCGGGGAACTGCACCTCGAGCCACTCGCCCGACACCGCCGAGGCGCTCTGCCACCCGCCGCCCGGGAACGGATCGCCCGCCGGGTGCGTGCCGCGCCGGTCGCCGTTGATGGCCGTGGCCGCCGAGCGCGCGGCCGACGCCTCGGACGAGGCGCGCGCCACCGCGCCGACCGCCGCCGAGGCCACGTTGGTGTGCGGCCCCCCGCTCCACACCTCCAGCTCGGTGATGCGCGACCACCCGCCCATCCCCCGGAACACCACCACGCGCACCTTGCCGGTGGTGATGGGCGCGAACGCGATCCTCCGCCACACCCGGTCGTTGTTCACGATGGCCCCGCCGGGGAGCACCTGCCACGCCGACCCCGTCCAGTACTCCACGTTGAAGTCCTGGATGCCGAACATCGAGAAGGTGAGCGACTCGGTGATCTCGGCCGGGCTGTACGGGTTGTCCTGCGGCAGGTAGATGTCCACCTCGGTGATGGCCCGCGGCGCGAACGAGATCTCCAGCCAGTCGGGGTACTGGTTCTGCGTGCCGTCCTGCCACACCCCCGCCTCGGGCGCCGGGTCGTACGAGCGCGGCGTGCCGTTGCGGTCGCCGTTGGTGGCGATGTACGCCGCGCGGTAGCTGCTGTACTCCGACGACGCCACCGCGCTGCCGCCCATCCACGCCGAGGCCACGTTCGAGCGCACCATCACCACCTGCGTCCCCGTGAAGGCGGCCGACTGGCTGGCCGCCACGTTCTGGAAGCTGGCGCTCGACGGGGTGAAGGTGTACGCCGGCCTGGACGGGGTCACGGTGTAGCTCCCGTCGCCCAGCACCGTGAACGCATAGTTCCCCGACGCATCGGTGGTGGCGGTCCCGCCCTGCGTGCCGCTGAGGGTGACGGTGGCGCCCTGCAGCGCCGCCCCGTTGGCCGTCACCTGGCCGGTGATGGTGTAGCTGGCGGCGGATCCGGGGAAATCGAAGCTCGTGTCGGCGGCCAGGTTGTTGAACGCCTGGCTGGCTGGCGCGAAGGTGTACCCCGGCCGCGACACCGACACG
Proteins encoded:
- the yedA gene encoding drug/metabolite exporter YedA: MVETTGPGRAKTIAAFAIVYVVWGSTYLAILYAIRAIPPLLMAGARFAAAGVILYTVLRLRGAERPTRRNWMAAAVAGTGMLVMGNGAVTWAEQRVPSGVAALVVASVPLWMVILEWARPRGRLPSRGVLLGVLIGAAGLVFLVAPWNAGGGSIDRTAVGVVLVGAFCWAAGSLYTRTAPLPRNVLLGAAMEMLAAGAVLLAAGLVSGEGARLRWSAIDAVAIASVAYLAVFGSVVAFSAYAWLLGNCPATRVATYAYVNPVVAVLLGWWFADEALTARTVGAMAVIVAGVVIVNTARARPQPIDSAASPSPRAPVPTPSGRQRRRRTTRA